TCGCACCAAATAGGTGCCCACATAGCTCTCCGTCAAGCGATATTGCCTgtaaaaattaatagaaaacaagaAACTTAAAATTGGCATtatgaatttttataaaatcgataaatatcgatttgtagTCATCGATTTGTAGTCATTGATTTGAAATCAtgttctttcattttttctcttttttcagATCTACCCCTTGTTAATTCGAAAATTTGGAAATGACTTAGCCTGAAAGGTAGAGCTTAGTACTTTGGTATACACGCACTCTTGAATGTCTTATTTAAGctctgaaaatttcattacgATCGAACTACAAGCAACGAAGTTACTTGAGATAGATAGAGCTCTCATGGATAGTATGGGGCAAAGGATAGAGAGACAGAGGTAAGTTTATATTCCCAATATCGACTGATGCCGTCTTCCATATATTGTATCCCCCACTCACATGTAGAGATCGCGCATATCGTTCAGGAAATGACGGCGCGGCCAGACCATGTTGGGAAAGGAGCCGAGCAGCGGCAGGGCGCGCGGCTCGCAAATGCCGCGACGACGCCAATGTCCGATATTCCATACCAGAAACACGTAGAGCAGCGAGAGGAGCGCAATGAGGGTCAGCAGCAGCGATTCCAGATACATGACAACAGCGATTCTGGGCAAACGTTCGGCGGCAACTGATGCGAGGCTCTGTCAAGTGAAGGTAATCGGAGCTCCGCGAACAACAATCGTTGGATTGGGGCACGGATTGTACGCCTCCGCGCgaacaatcaatcagtcacAACTGCGAACTGTAGTCGGGCACATCATTGCGTAATTTGACTGAGGCACGACAGTTTCCATGGCTGAGTGCTGCCGGCAAATTGGGCACCTCCATTATCGAATTAGACGCTAAGTGGCCCGGCTGAAGTGTGTAGAGTGCGAAGAGAACTCGTTTGGATAAGCAAACGTTGTGTAAGCGTAGGCGTACATGTTATGTGCTGTTTATCGATAACTACAAATATCGATTGacgataaatatcgaattGCGATTTATAGTTGCATTTCGTTGAGTGTTGCATAGgaatatatgttatattaaacgataaatcgataaatgCAACTATCGATTGACGATATATATCGAATTGCGATTCTGCATTTCGTTGTATGTTGCATAGGACTATATGTTATATTAAacgataaatcgataaatgCGACTATCGATTGACGATAAATAGGACTATATGCATAGCACTATATGTTATATGAtgcttatcgataaattgcGACTATCGATTGACGATAAATATCGAAGTGTAATGTacataatatacattttaCTCTCAAATAAAATCTTAATAAAGtgtttgatattattttttgattttacctaaaaaaaaaacttatacAATGATCATTTGTTGTTTCAAGTTTCAATGATTGTTACGCTTGTTAGTATCAATCAATCATCCAAATCGTTTGAGCGGCCACagttaatatttgttttgactGGATCGATTTATTAACAGCTCTTTTAAGCCGGTAGCCGGGTACATTAATCACAGCTCTGGCAATAGACGTAACTTGTTAGCAATGCTCGAGAAGATCGTCTATGAATAACTCCCATTTCACCTTTGCACCGGCGACATTGACATTGTTGCCCGGATCGTGACTGATTGGCTGTTAACTGCCAGCAATTCGGTAACTAAATTTAGAGCCGCTTTTAGAGATACTTTTGCACTTAAGTATTGCACATGGGTTTTACAATATGTGAATGAGCTATGTTTGATATCCGTAGCACGCAACAGTTAAGTAAGCAATAGGCTAATAATAAGTAGCTTACAGTCGACAGtccatatttataatataagcTATATTTCGATTGAGTTTCATTCACGATCATATAAATCAATTGTCAGTCAAAATATCAGcgtaatatttaatttaaaagttgATTATATACAATCATTAAACTAAACAATCTCAAAGttcgttgaaaatgagttCGATGTAGGGAAAATTAGTCAGACAATAAGCTagttagtcagtcaggacaaacagttttagtTATAGAGATATATAATGTTGAGTTTCAATTTTGCTAACTCGTAATTTTTTGAATTTCCCACCATCTGCTGGCGCCATCTGTTGCCACTGGCAATTAACGTAAGCcacccttttttttattggtaAGGGCATACATATTCTGAGCTCTTTTCCACAATCAAGTAAGCAGGATCAAAATGTCTTTGATACTTAGTAAAACATTATCATATGaatatgttttaaaatataaatgcgaataaataaataaaaatcaaatattttactgcagaaaatatttatagttttaatcACACTTACCAATTAGCTGCTGGCGCCATCTATTGAAAAGCGTCAATATACTGCTGCCAGCCAATATATTGTAGACTTCACAAAGAAATATCGAAAGCTTGACGGATTGCAACTGTCTATCGATATGTTGTGAATGCAATTCCCTTGTGAATGCAATCGATGTgcgatatttttaaaaatagtaTCAACAATCATAGGGAGTAGGTATATCGCCATTTTTAGGCACACCGACGCGATTCGCATTTAACTTCTATTTAGCCGAATTGAAATGGTAAGCGAAATGGTAATTATAGCAAATGCAATAATGCACGCTATTCACTAAGCATTTGTCATGGCACAGCTGAAAACAAATTGCCTTACCTGGCTGGGCCTTGTGGCGGCGGCATCAATATTTTGGCCAATGCTGCTCGTCAATGGCTTTGACAAAGAGATGACGGTTTATGTGGACGCCGGCAAAAAGGAGTGCCTATACCATACGGTCAAGGCTGGCGAATTGATTGACTTTGAGTATCAGGTTATTGATGGCGGCCATGGTGATCTGGACATTAGCTTTGCGCTGCTCGATCCCATTGGCCTGGTGATTGTGAGCGACTACAAGAAGCCGGAGAACATGCATCGGCACGAGGTGCAAAAGGAGGGCGACTATCGCTTCTGTTTCGACAACAGCTTCAGCATGTTCAACCGCAAGACGGTGTTCTTCAATTTGATCGTGGAACGCGAAGGCGACCAGCATCATGGCGATGAACAGTGGAAGGAGGTCGATGAGCTGACTGGCCTAACACCGGACGAGTATTACGACATGAAGGTGCAGGATATTATGGACTTCATTGGACGCATACGCATGCAGCTGACCAAGGCGCGCCAGCTACAGGATCTGTTGCGCTCACACGAGGCGCGCGATCGCAATCTGGCCGAGGCCAATTTCCAAAAGGTCAACAACTGGTCACTGCTACAGATCAGCGCCATGATCGGCGTTGGCCTCATCCAGGTCTTCATGTTGCGCAGCATCTTCGAGACGCACGGACGCATGCATCATTTCTGGCGCAAACTGGGCATTTGATGAGGCAGTCAGCGTTGGGCGTGAGCGCAGGCCCAATGTTTGTCCTCGTAGCGTTTACCAAAGatgtttgtttgcatttaatcAGAGCAACTTGTTAAATATTAGTCACAAACTCCTTATCAGTGTCAACTACATAGTTACTAGCTTTAATTaggtacgtgtgtgtgtgcgcggtgcgtgcgtgtgtgtgtgtgtgtgtgtgcgtgtctgcaTTTATTATACAAAAGCAATTGTAATTTAAGGTTAACATTCGGGATTACTCCTGCATGATCTTTATGGAATAAAGCGTTGACCAAGAGTTTCACAAAAGGAAAcccaaacatatataaatctgCGCCATATACAAGTATTTCGCTCGACCCCGGCGATTCTCAATAAGTTCGCGTTTCTTAAGCCGTCGAGCTAATCTCTGAATAACAAACACTTCGCAGTCAGTCAAGAAATCGCAATAGAACTTCCTAAATTTTTACCCTATAAGAATCGCCGCTGAATCAGAACTTCCAATTCAGCTGCAATTTACTTTATAGACTTTAACGTGAACATCTCAACTTGAcgtctttaaaaaaatatatatatgtatatgagaTTTCGTGCGTGTTCGCTTTGAGAAATATTAGTAATACATAAAAgaatcatttaatttaattgaataaaattgatgTTAATGTTCAAAGGTCTCGAATAATTCATAGAAGGGTTTCAAGCGGCTTGTGAGCCGGGGAGCCCAAGAGGCTTATTGGCCCGTCCATTTACCACCAGGGCATAAGCAAGAGGCCGTTTGACTCTGCCTTGGTAACACCAGGGTACAGGCGAGGAGTCGATTGTCCCGGCCTCGAGCAGCCGAGGAGCTTATGGTTCCGGCCGTGTGGAACTGGACGATGATATACAGCAACCCGATTCGTTGTCTGacaaataaagaatatatgaAATCGTTGAATAGGTGTAGACTGCCAAGACCTGAGCTTTCCGTTTGCGCTAACGATGTGACAgattttatagtttatagttaaGTTTAGTTTTGGTTAACAGGCTTGCACTTAAATGGTCCATTTTTGGTTTCAACAGTTTTCGCGCTCATTTaatttactaaaaaaaaaaaaaaaacagatccATATTATTACTAGGCATagtatttattgaaatttccGCTTGCGACGGGCAGTGTGTGCTTGCTTGCGAAGTTGCCCACAGTTGACGCAGCTGCTCCGCTTGCCGGCCGAACTGTACTGAACGTTTAAGCTTAGCCCTGCTTGTTGAGACGCTTCTGGCGCTCCAGCAGCCGGCGTTCCCGCTCGAACTCCTTCATGCGCAGCACATAGTCTTCGTATTCGCAGGTGAGATAGTCATGCTTCTCGTGCGCGCACTGGTAGACAAAGGGGAACTTGTCGGCGCGACAGGACTGATAGGCGAGCAGTTTGTGGGCACAATAGTCGCGGGCATCCAGTGGCAGCTTGGCCGATTCCATCTCCTCTTGGGTGGCAATCATGACGCGCTCCTTGCGGGACTCAAAGCCCAACATGGGATCGAAGCTGGGCACCACATCCGGCCCGGGCGTTACATCTGGTTTCATATAATGGTTCAGAGCGTTGCCCATGCTGTGGTAGCgttaaaaacacacacacgttaaatccatgcaaattgcaattgaatataacaaatagaaattacgtaaaatgtttttcctcgattgttgctgctgctgctgcggcgctgCTGTCAgttcagctgttgttgttgtaggcCGTTTGACAGCTGTTGTAATGCAGGGCTGCAACCACAATACATCGTGCAAGAATAATCGATTAATATCGTTGAAAGCCATTTTTGGTGCGtccacaaaatttaaattatagaaatgcacgcaagcaaaaaatatatatataaaacataagCGCACACataattatgttaaattatcaaatgcaaatagcaaaaaatatatagtcgATAGTATCGACATTTCCAAGCATTACAATCGCCAAGCACGCGAATGTCCTGTTGCAATTAATCGATAGATTTATGGCTCGTATAGCCAGAGGTGCAAGCATACAACAAGAAATATGCATTAAGTTTCGCAAATAGTATAGTTAATTACTTagttattttgtaaatttttgtgCAATAAATTTTAGCCAAAAATCAAGCTGACAAACGTTCAGCTATCTAGTTATTGTTGCTCCAGTTGCAAGCGCGCGCTTCTCCCatagaaagaaaagaaaacgcaGAAGTGTCGTGTCGGTGTGTTAACGGTATAACTATAACGGCATACagatgtacatacatatgcatgtatatatgtaaaacgCATACATAAAATCGATTTTGCAAATTGTTGAACGTCTTGCGCAAAAGCCATGGTTGGATTATTGAATCCAATGAAATATGGCGATCATTTCTACGAACTATATACGAGCAATACACGCAGgtaattgtaaatattgtacGGCGGGGTGgtgacagcagcggcagcagcagcggcaacggcggcaCCGACATTGCATTGGGGGTTGGAAAAATCGATCGATTTTGCCGTTCGGTATAGTGTATATTGTGTATGTAGGTCTTCAACCCCTAGCCAGGCGGTCGGTATGTGTCGGGGTTGAAATGTTGGCGCCTGCACTTTTGCACGACAAGTGGGCAGCACTGGTCGCAACAGCTGATCGATAACAGCTGAGCGTTGCCAATCGGCGGCAGCAACCCGACCTGCATTAATTCGTTTGTTGTTAAATCAATAAAGCTGCTGAATATGAGCAACAAACAACCCAATCGATTCAAATTTGTGACCCGCTCTCTATTCCCGTTCTCTCTCTGTTTTGTAATTGCAGAAAACTGCAAAATGAGCGCAAGGCTCTCACGAAGCGCAAGAGCCGCAAAGAGAAGTCGGCAGCGGccctggcagcagctgccgccgccgctgtgCTGGACGGCAATGGCGGGGGCGTTGGTGGCGGCgccggtgctgctgctggtatcGTAAATCCATTGGATCCACCGTTGGTTAAGGATCAGCTGCTGTTTATGCCAGCGTTTCCGGTAGCGCAAATTGAGCTCGATCCGAACGCATCGAAATTTGCGGTATTTTCGGCCATACGCTCCACGGTGCTGGAGGCAGAGACACGCTTTGCGCTCTTCCACGAGGGCAACGGACATGGTGGCAATGGCGCCGGATCTGCGCTACGCAAATGGAGCGGCAATATGGGCTCCTCGTGCTGTCTGGTctgcgccagcagctgcatgGTCAGCAATCTGGTCGAATGCTCCTGTCATGCGCAGCACGCTgcgggcggcggcggtgcCGGTGCAGCTGGTGCCGCTGGcgttgcagcagctggcgctggTGCTGCCGGGCAAGCGGACAAACGGACAGCGAACAGCGCCAATAGCGATGCCGACTCGGATGCAGAGGAGCCTGAGGAGCGCGAACCGGTCTATGCCACAGTTCCGCTCATTGTCGGCGCCGGACTGCGCAGTCTCTTCGAACTGATTGCGGACGCACGTCATATACAACCGCTGCTGTGCACCAAGGCGCTCAAGGCGCTGCTCGATGTCATCCAGGGCCAGCAGCCGGAATCGTTTAAACTCGAACCGGAGGATCTTATCAATCCGCTCTACGATCTGCTGCTAGATCTGGCCACCATGCCGGCGGCGCTCACATCCAGCACCGGCGCCGAGGCCAATTGGTCGGCAATGGCATGCGCCGCCCTGCTCGGCCTGTGCATTGCACGCGGCGATACGGGCAAAATGCTTAAGGCAATTGCCGCCATGCTGATGTCGCCCAGGCAGCTCTCGGCGCAGATTATCCAGCTGCCCGCCGTGCTGGCTGCACTGCAGCATACGGTTGTCAGCGCGGCGCTCAATAAGCCAACGCGTCCCGATTTCCATAGTCATGGAGTGCCGCACAATTCTCTGGTTGATGAGGTGAGTACGAAAAGTAATACGCTTGTGGAAAATGCGTGAAAATCCAAAGTTAAatgttgttttctttctaattTTTCTCTTCACATGTTGCAGTTCGCATTGAAATTGCCCTCGCTGACGGTTCTACAGCAGCACATGGCGCCAGCCATGGCCTGCGATGGCGTCTTTGTTTATGTCCTTTATGGCGGTGCATTGTTAAAGATTGGCACCGGCTTCGGTGGCTCCTACAAGGGGCACATCTATGCCCAGaacgaggagttctgtcgcgAACGCAACGCCTGGCTGGGCTACAGCGGCGGTCAATTATATTTTCGACGCAATTGCAAACGCAGCGCcgatcagctgcagctggtggGCATGGACACGCTGGCGGTCAAGTCAATGAATCCACTCAATATGCTCTCGATGCGCGAGGGTCTCAACTATGTGCTCTTCACCGATGACGATTCATTGCATGCCATTTGTAGCAATCGCGATGTGAGTAAAAGTCAATATCCATTCGGagtttttcttaatataaGTGCGTATATCTGTTAGgattatgataataatagACTCTTAGTTGACTACACTTAATATCTGTGCCAGATGTAGTTTTTTCTTGATCTGACGCGGATATAAACAagaatatttgtgcatttCCAGTTGCAGGTCTCCAATTCACAGAGTCAACATAGTCTATTTCTAAAACTGCACTCTTCAATTTACTCACTTCAGAGGAAGATATAAAGCACTTAATACATAAACAAAGTATATATCTTTGAATAATTGCCAACACAGTTAGTTTTCACCCATTCAGGTGAATTTAAAACGTTTCTGTTTTGTTCCAAGCAGCTTTTACAATATTTGGCTAAATATGTAATCCAATCTTATGCcttattaaattgttatttaaagaATACCTTTAATGACTGTTCTTATGTATGCTAATAGAATTTCCAACAGAGTTAGTTTTCACCCATTCAGGTGAATTTAAAACGTTGTTGTTACATTCGATGCAGTTTTCACAGTATGTAGGAAAATATGAAATTCAGCATTTTtgctatttaaataaaacatatacgATTTATAACTGCAATTATATATGCACAGAAAAAAGTTACCCGGCGTCGCCCggctcaaatatatattatttaagcGCAAGCGctatcaaaattgttttttttttttttgccaattcGAGATATAAGCAAAGCAGCTTGAAAACTAGCACGCATCTAGGCGTAcgcaaattaataatttgaaccagcgacctcTTGCTTGTCGTTCCGACGCTCAGACATTGAGAATATGCAGGCTCCGTTTAGAAAGACTCTTTTTATATGTAACTTGTAATGTTACTTATCATTTTTCGTATTACTCCTATTGCCTTGCAGGACACACTGGTGGTTAAGAAGCTTAACCTTTATCACAATAGCTACAGCAGCGAGCCGCCGCCGTTCgagctgccgctgcagttGGCGCGCAAAAAGTTCCGTACGCTGGGTTATGCGGCATTCGAGGACGAGCTGCTCAATCAGCAGCAGATCCAGCGCATACAGTCGGCGCACAATAGCTTTGAGCCAAAGTTGCCGGCGCCGTGTCGCGATGCCGATGTGCTGGGCATGGCCTGCGGCAAGGAGTTCGGTTTGGTACGTGCCAGCAATGGGCGTGTCTACTACTATGGCAAATCGGCGGCATTGGGCTTGAAATGTGTGGGCCGCACGCCCACACTGAAGCTGACCGAACTGATTGTCTCGAAGGCGGCTCACATTGTGCACGTGGCCGTTGGGCACGATGGCATACATGCGCTGCTCGTGAACGATGACGGCACCGTCTATTTTGCGGGCACGGCGCGGCGCGGCGAGGATGGCGACAGCTCCAAGAATCGACGCCAACCAAAGGCGGTGAAGCCCAAGAAGATGACCAAAATCGATGGACATGTGGTGGTGCATGCCGCTTGCAACAATGGCACCTCCGCCTTTGTGACCAAAACGGGCAAACTGATCATGTATGGCAAGGATACGGCACACTGCGATTCGATGGGCTTTGTCAGCGAGCTGCTCGATCAGCATGTGACCAAAGTGGCGCTGGGCAAGGCGCACTGTGTCGCCTTAAGCGCCAAGGGCCAGGTCTTCACCTTTGGCCTGAACAATAAGGGTCAGTGTGGGCGTGTCTTCAACAAAATGATGCCCGTCCGTGATGTGCCCAGCTCTTCGGCGGCGTACGCACTGCTCGGCTTGCACTCCGACAAGCTGCGCCACAAACTGGACTTCTCAACGCTCTGCGACTACGATGATCATAATTTGGTTCAGGGCCAGTGCCGCGTCTGTGTCATGTGCCGCGAATGCACCGGCTACAATGTCAGTTGCGTGTCCGCGCTGAATGTGCCGCTAGAGCAGCGTCTGGCGGGCAGCATTTGTCCCTGCGGCCATGGAGATGCTGGCTGCGCCAAGTGCGGTCTGTGCGCCGCCTGCGTTGCGCTGCAGGAGAGCGAGATTGGTAGGTATCAacgtttatttctatttgcttCTAATACTAATGTCTGGCCTTCAGTTGCAGCCGATGCGAAGGCGGAACTAAAGCCGCTGCCCGGTGAAttgcagcgacagcagcgctCCAAGACGCTGATCATGCGGCGCAAGGAAAAGAAACCCTCGGAGCTGGAAACTGGCGCCGCTGGTTGcactggcggcggcggcacacCCACCGATCTGGAGAAGGATCCGCCGCGTGTAGCGCCGCTGGCACCGCaagtgctgcagctgccaagTGGCTCGCCGGTGGTGCAAGTGGCCTGCGGCCTGCACCACACCGTGGTGCTCACGCTGGCCGGCGAGGTCTTCACATTTGGCAGCAATCAATACGGCCAGCTGGGCAGCGGAGATCTGCAGGCAGTCACTGGTCCGATACGCGTACAAGTGCAGGGCGCCATTAGCCAGGTGGCCGCTGGCAGCAATCATACGGTGCTGCTCACGCACAAGGGCATTGTCTACACATTCGGCAACTATCAGAAGGGTCAGCTGGGTCGCTTGCCCAGCGATTATGGCCAGAAGACGGTGCCCAACAACGCCattgcccagcagcagctgctgcagcaacaacagcaacagcagcaggaagaGGAAGCTGCCACACAGGAGGCCGCCTGCGTGCTGCCCGGTGGCTCCAAGGAGACAATACTTATACCGCCCAATACGGCTGCACTTATAGCGCAGCGCCAGAAGTTTCTATGGAACTGTGCGCCCGGTGCCGTCTTGTAAATACCGCTTCCTAAATGCGTTTACACATTATCATTTATACATGTTCTTTGCTTTGCAGCGGCCTGGGCCCCAGCTATGGCAAAAAGGTTACCTGGATCGGTGCCAATGGCGACCAGACCTTCATCAAAATTGACGAGTCGCTGATCACCGCCCAAATGCTGCCCAAGATGCATGTGGTGGCCAACAAAAAGACCATAAGTTAGTATGCAATCAATTGCAATAAGAAGCTGCCTTCGGGTTGTGCCGAAGttgaaatacccttgtagaaaTATGGCCTTAGAAGTATTGTAGACAACGACTGATACCTCAAATATTATCCTTGCCAAACTTGACATCTACAAGAATTTTTAAAGGAACAATATGTCATTCAATTAGGTCTTGCATGGAAAACCTTTCTGGTTTTATATCTTGATAGCTTGACTTATTGGTCTTCACAATTTGTCCATAATATTCGTTAACCGTGCGCCTCACATCTAGCagattatttttgtatttttcttgcATCATCATTAATTAATGTGCTGTTGTTTCTCTTGCAGTACTCATACCCAGCATTCCGCTGTCATTT
This window of the Drosophila virilis strain 15010-1051.87 chromosome X, Dvir_AGI_RSII-ME, whole genome shotgun sequence genome carries:
- the opm gene encoding transmembrane emp24 domain-containing protein 5 isoform X1 — encoded protein: MAQLKTNCLTWLGLVAAASIFWPMLLVNGFDKEMTVYVDAGKKECLYHTVKAGELIDFEYQVIDGGHGDLDISFALLDPIGLVIVSDYKKPENMHRHEVQKEGDYRFCFDNSFSMFNRKTVFFNLIVEREGDQHHGDEQWKEVDELTGLTPDEYYDMKVQDIMDFIGRIRMQLTKARQLQDLLRSHEARDRNLAEANFQKVNNWSLLQISAMIGVGLIQVFMLRSIFETHGRMHHFWRKLGI
- the ND-B18 gene encoding NADH dehydrogenase [ubiquinone] 1 beta subcomplex subunit 7, which encodes MGNALNHYMKPDVTPGPDVVPSFDPMLGFESRKERVMIATQEEMESAKLPLDARDYCAHKLLAYQSCRADKFPFVYQCAHEKHDYLTCEYEDYVLRMKEFERERRLLERQKRLNKQG
- the opm gene encoding transmembrane emp24 domain-containing protein 5 isoform X2 — encoded protein: MLKTNCLTWLGLVAAASIFWPMLLVNGFDKEMTVYVDAGKKECLYHTVKAGELIDFEYQVIDGGHGDLDISFALLDPIGLVIVSDYKKPENMHRHEVQKEGDYRFCFDNSFSMFNRKTVFFNLIVEREGDQHHGDEQWKEVDELTGLTPDEYYDMKVQDIMDFIGRIRMQLTKARQLQDLLRSHEARDRNLAEANFQKVNNWSLLQISAMIGVGLIQVFMLRSIFETHGRMHHFWRKLGI